Within Crassostrea angulata isolate pt1a10 chromosome 2, ASM2561291v2, whole genome shotgun sequence, the genomic segment GATATGTAATTGGACTAACAATAATGGCCACCTGATCTATTGCGGACATGCACAATGAGGTCAATTTttctcttccttcatcaatattcattaaaagacattactttcctggcaggaaaataaactaTTAAAATTCTCTATCTTTGTAAAAAGATGGAGTTTACCGTTGTAATTTacagaataaaggtaacttATATAAGTAAACAAACACATGCATTTTTCTGTACTTCAAatttgacgcaaattatagcttATATACCTTTAAGATTATTATATTGAGTATAAAATtgactgtttatttatttttattgataactttcgatatgagagaaaaaaattaacagtcTTCCATATCAACCTCTCCTGAAGAGTCACTGGAAGATGAGGACCCTGTGTCATCCTCATCCACCTCTATATCATCCCCAGTGTGGATGTTGATGTGTTTTTTAAAAGCCTTCTGGCTGCCATAACCCTTCCCACACACTTCACACGTGTACATCGACTCTCCGGTGTGTGTCATCATGTGTCGCATCACATGCTCCTTTCTGGTAAACTTGCGCCCACACTCGCCACATTCGAACTCTCGTTGATGGTCATCTACAGTTGGGTTGAAAGTTAACTCTTTTTTTgggatatttttattaataataattctGACCTTTCTCTCAAGATATTTGTGGAACTTCGAATGACGGCGCAAGCTAGATGACGTAGAGAAGCTCTTGCCACATATGTAGCATTTATTACTTTTCACTGCAGTTGTCTCTGTATTAGATTTGCTGTTCTCCTGTGAAGTCGCTGTTTTAATTGATGAACAACAGATTTCATCACATGAGGAGGACTCATCCTCATTTCCTTGTTGGGTCGAGGAAGATGATATGCTATGTTCTTCCTGAGCAGATCTCAGATTGTCAACAAGTTTGATAACTACTGTCTTGCCACTGGGTAGCTTATAGCACAGCTTACCGCTATAGGGCAGCTTTAAGGAACGTTGGAGGGCCATCTCTGCATCTGAAATGTACAAGAATAAGGTgccaaaaatattattatttaataacttCACAAGAGGCCATTAGGCCTTCACaatcacctgagtaccatagcccaaaAATGGAAATGTCGAGCAATCATATGtgcatataattttaaaagtttcattttagaggaaaaaaattaaaatattgtaatgacAACCATCTCTCTCCTTGAGatctttcaaaattaaaaggatTATGAAACATATAATGTTGGCGAAAAACTTAGAGATCATAATTGAGTCTATGACTTGATATTAAAAAGGTGCAAGACTCTGATAAGAAATTTTTTTcccatatttgttaactttcaagataTGGCCGTAAACAAAATCTTAACGTGACTAACCAATACTCATTCATCCACtcaatccccttaggctaaggatgctttgtgcccagtttggttgaaattggcccagttgttcttgagaagatgttgaaaatgtgaaaagtttacagacagagggacagacggacgacagacaaaatgtgatcagaatagctcacttgagctttcagctcaggtgagctaaaaatggaaCTGTCGAGCAATCATATACCAAAACTCATTCATCCACtcaatccccttaggctaaggatgctttgtgccaagtttggttgaaattggcctagtggttcttgagaagatgttgaaaatgtgaaaagtttacagacagacggacagacgacagacaaaatgtgatcagaatagctcacttgagctttcagctcaggtgagctaaaaatggaaCTGTCGAGCAATCATATGtgcatattattttaaaagtttcattctggaggaaaaaaaattaaaatattttaatgacaacCATCTCTCTGCCTGAGatctttcaaaattaaaaggattatgaaacatataattttggtgaaaaactttAAGATCATAATAGAGTCTATGACTTGATATTAAAAAGGTGCAA encodes:
- the LOC128173091 gene encoding zinc finger protein 502-like isoform X1 translates to MARQPSVVVDFEAGLWKAIRETINAEMALQRSLKLPYSGKLCYKLPSGKTVVIKLVDNLRSAQEEHSISSSSTQQGNEDESSSCDEICCSSIKTATSQENSKSNTETTAVKSNKCYICGKSFSTSSSLRRHSKFHKYLERKVRIIINKNIPKKELTFNPTVDDHQREFECGECGRKFTRKEHVMRHMMTHTGESMYTCEVCGKGYGSQKAFKKHINIHTGDDIEVDEDDTGSSSSSDSSGEVDMEDC
- the LOC128173091 gene encoding zinc finger protein 502-like isoform X2, producing the protein MVFHKDAEMALQRSLKLPYSGKLCYKLPSGKTVVIKLVDNLRSAQEEHSISSSSTQQGNEDESSSCDEICCSSIKTATSQENSKSNTETTAVKSNKCYICGKSFSTSSSLRRHSKFHKYLERKVRIIINKNIPKKELTFNPTVDDHQREFECGECGRKFTRKEHVMRHMMTHTGESMYTCEVCGKGYGSQKAFKKHINIHTGDDIEVDEDDTGSSSSSDSSGEVDMEDC